The genomic interval CCTGCTCGTCGACCTGCCCGACAAGTGCGGCTATGAGGGCTTTTCTCTGCGCACGGTTCAGGGCGGCGTCGTCCCGTTCGTCGAAGTAAAACGGGAGCCGTTCGGCACCCTGGTGCGCAACCTGCAGGACATCTCTCTGCAGCAGCGCTCACAGCGCATCACGCTGCACGCGCACATCGAGAATGTGCCGGCTTTCGGCTACACCAGCCTGCAGGTCAAGCGGGAGAAAAAAGATCAGGGCCGCCTGCCCGCCTCGCCGGCGCAAATGCAGGCGGCGCACATGGAAAATGAATTTCTCTCGGTGCAGTTCCACAGCGACGGCAGCCTGGATCTGGTGGACAAGACCACAGGCCAAACCTTCAGCGGCCAGCACTATTTTGAGGACAGCGGCGAGAGCGGTCATCCCTGGACTCATATCGCACCGGCGCAGGACACGGTCATCACCACGCTGGCAAGTCGAGCGGAAATCATCCATCTGGAGAGCAACGCGTTTCTCGACCGATACCTGGTCAAACATCAAATGACTATTCCCGACGGCCTGGAGGGAGAACCGGGCAACCAGCGCCGTGCCGATGTGACCAAGCAGATGCCGGTCGAATCGACCTTCACTTTGCGCAAAGGGATGCGGCGATTGGATGTAACCACGCGCGTATTCAATCCGGCCAAGCACCACCGTCTGCGGGTTTGTTTCCCCACTCGCTTGGCGGCTCAGGTCTCTGCTGCGGAGGCCGCCTTTGACGTCATCGAACGGCCCATCGAGCGCACTCCGGACAGTTTGTACTACGGCAAACCGAATCCGCAATATCCCATGCACCGTTTCGTGGACTTGAGCGACGGCCGCATTGGTCTGGCCATCCTCAACGACGGCATTCGCGAATACGAAGCGGTGGATGACAAGGAGCGCACGTTATGCATCACGCTGCTGCGCGCCTTTACCGCCACCCAATCACCGGTCATCGATCAATGGGACGTCTATCCCTGGATGGAACTGGCCCAGTCACCCGGCGAACACGAATGGCGCTATGCACTGATGCCGCACGCCGGCGACTGGCAAATCGGCGAAGTGATGCGGGAGGCCGACCGGTTCACTCTGCCGCTGGAGGCCGCTCAGGCAGGCAGAGGCGGCGGCAAGCTGCCGCAAAGCGCCGGCTTTGTCGAGATCGTCAATCCGGAGTTGGTGCTGACTGCTCTGAAAAAGTGTGAACACCGGGACAGCCTGGTCCTGCGGTTGTTCAATCCGACCATGAAGCCGCTGACCGCAGAGATCAAGGTTTTTTATTCGATCCAGGAGGCATGGCTGACCAACATGAACGAGGAACGCCGGCAAAAGTTGGATCATGATGAACATCGAATCACTTTCCCCTGCGGCCGCAAACAGATCATCACCTGCGAGATTGTGGTGAAATGAACGCTGCAGCTCCTCGAGGCCATGGGCCAGGAAGGAGCTGTTCTGCTTGGGATGTTGATCGACTTGTATTCGGCCTTCCCTTCAACCCTGGGGATCGGGCTTGGATTGAAAAGAAGAGCGTTTCTTAAATGCACAATACGGGATCTCTCGTCTGCGCCCTGCACGGGAACCGTCGGTAGAGGATTTCGTCATCGTGCAGATCACTCCTGCGGTCGGGGCGCGGCTTTCGTAGGGAGAACCGACGATACCCTCTCCAGGCGGCAGCCACTCCCGGTCGTGCAGGAACCAGGTCAGCGATCTCGACGTTCGATCGACCTCCGACGCCTGCTTCCATTTCCTTTCTTCTCTTCCGCCATCGCACCACAGGTCCTGAGGTGGAATTCCCGCCTATCAAACTGCTGGAATTTCTTTAAAAGCGTTAAAAGCATTGCTGAGCATGTGGTGCAGGATTTTTTTATGCTTCGCCGCTGCCGTTGAAAAAATTTTTATATTTTGAAAGATCACGGTCCCAGGGCCTTTGACCAGCCGAAGAGAATGCGGTTGACTGCAGGGTCTTGGGACCAAGCTGTTTTTTGGATAGTAGAAGAGCTGAGAATACTGCAATTCGTACGCCGTACGACGCACAAGGAGAGGAAGAAATCGGTCAAAGGATTAGGTTATCCTCCCGCAGGCAACGTCTTCTCCAAAATCATGGATGATAATTTCTCCACTTTTTTCTTGATTTTGTCCGAAAAATCCCTATTTTGGTAACGTTACCGGTTTCGTTACCGATCACCATCTTCTCATTCACTTCCACCCTCGCTCAGAACAGATTCTCGAACGGTACGCTTCACTCACCCAGCACGACATGGCGTTGCATGATCGGATTGAATATCGGGTATCCCATTTCCTCGCGCAAGTACCAAATTATTCTAAAGACGATATGAAATGAAAATTACTATTAAAGATATAGCCAGAAAGGCTCAAGTTTCGCCGATCACTGTTTCCAGAGCGCTGAACGATAAGCAGGACATCAATCCCAATACAAAAAAGGCCATTTTAAAAATTGCGAATGATCTGGGCTATTTCCCTAATATGTTGGCGCAGAGTTTGAAATCGAAAAAGTCCAAAACACTGGGAGTGATCCTTCGCGACATCAGTGATCCATTTTACGCTGAAATATTACAGGGTATTTCGCTGACAGCCGCTCGAGAAGGGTATCAAATCATTTTGTCCATCTCTTCCAGATCCGGAGTCGATCTGGATTTGGAATACAATACTCTGAAAATGATGCTGCAAAAGCAAGTGGATGGGGTATTGATTATTCCGGAGCACGAGGATCTCCGCTATTTCGCCTATTTGCAGAAAATTCATACGCCCTTCGTTCTTCTCAATCGCGTTCCCAAGGGGGTCCAGTGCGATTATGTTGCCACCGATCAGCAGGAGGGATCCCGACTGGCAGTAAGTCATTTTATAAAAAACGGCAAAAAGAACATCGCCTATTTGGTCCGACGACCGTTATCCGGCGTCGTACTCACCCGCATCGCCGCATGTGAAAAAACGCTTCTGGATCATGGTCTGTCGAAAAATTCGATGCGGGTGGTCGAATGCGAAGATGCTCTCGTGGCTGCCTATGAACAGACAAAAATAACGCTCAAACAGCATCCCGAAGTGAACGGCATTTATACTTGGGACGATGTAATGGCCATGGGCGCCATCAAAGCCTCTATCGAACTGGGCTGCAGGATACCGGATGGTGTCGGCATCATCGGTTATGATGATATTGAATTGGCGAAATATTATAATCCCGCTTTAACCACGATCCGGCAGAACATTCAGCTCATCGGACGAACCGCCGCAGAAATCCTGATCGAAAAAATCCATAACGGTGTTCAGGCTACGAAAAAAGCGGTGATCTTAAAGCCTGAACTGGTTATCAGAGGGACCGCTTGAATCAGAGCGCCCGCCGAACTGTTTTCAACAAGAGAGAGGGGTGTTAGCATGGAAAAGCGCATATCCGCCATGTTGTTGCTGCTTAGCCTTACCTCGCTCGTTTGGAGTGGGGAGATAAAAGAAACCTTGCGCGCGCCGGAGAGTGGCGATGTCTATTCTTCGGAGAGTGCGTCGAAAGGAAAAAACAGCGGCACGATTTCAGGGGTGGTGAAGGATAAAGCGACGGGAGAATGCTTGCCGGGCGCGAATGTCTTTTTAAAAGACATGAGTAGAGGCGCAGCGACCAACGTCCAAGGGGAATTTACCATCACCCAAGTTCCACCGGGTACTCATACGCTCATCGCCAAATATATCGGATATAAAGAAGGCAGTTTGTCGGTCGTTGTCGACCCCGGCGCAAAAGTGTTCCGAACTTTTAACCTGGTTTATGCGGGCATCAAAGGGGAAACCGTCGAGATTACCGCTCAGGCTGAAGGACAGATGGAAGCCATCAACCAGCAGTTGTCGGCGAGAACGATTAAAAATATCGTGGCGGCTGATCGAATTCAGGAAATACCCGATGTCAATGCGGCTGAATCGGTGGCGCGACTGCCGGGCATCTCGATCATTCGCAGCGGCGGTGAAGGTCAAAAGGTGGC from bacterium carries:
- a CDS encoding LacI family transcriptional regulator, which translates into the protein MKITIKDIARKAQVSPITVSRALNDKQDINPNTKKAILKIANDLGYFPNMLAQSLKSKKSKTLGVILRDISDPFYAEILQGISLTAAREGYQIILSISSRSGVDLDLEYNTLKMMLQKQVDGVLIIPEHEDLRYFAYLQKIHTPFVLLNRVPKGVQCDYVATDQQEGSRLAVSHFIKNGKKNIAYLVRRPLSGVVLTRIAACEKTLLDHGLSKNSMRVVECEDALVAAYEQTKITLKQHPEVNGIYTWDDVMAMGAIKASIELGCRIPDGVGIIGYDDIELAKYYNPALTTIRQNIQLIGRTAAEILIEKIHNGVQATKKAVILKPELVIRGTA